From the Paenibacillus sp. MMS20-IR301 genome, the window CGCCATGTCTGCTGCCTATTCTTCGTTATTGATGCACGTCCACACTTCTAATGCCCCTTCATCTGCCAATGCGATGACTGCTGCTTCAAACCTACTGCAGCTTAGTCTACCGATGCGACATCTCATGCTGCACTTCCACTCCTGCTTGTCCGTTAATACGACATCTGTCTTTATGACAGTAAATCTTATATTCTGGCATCTTCAAGCAGTGCGCCCGCATTCCGACATACTCCGTCCGCCCCCTGCAATATTTCCCGAGAAATATCAGAATCGGCCTCAGTTGCCTGAAATGTCGAAAAACACCCCTATCAGTCCTCACAAGCTGCTAACAGTTGTTATTCTACCGTTCAGCTCTACCCGGCCAGCGGCCATAGCAGCAACTACTTCCGGATACAGCCCGTACTCTACCTTGTGGATACGTTCTGCAAGAGATTCGGCGGTGTCTCCAGAGATCACCTCAACGCTGCGCTGGGCAATCACCGGTCCGGTATCCATGCCTCCATCGACAAAATGCACCGTAACTCCCGTCAGCTTCACTCCGTAGTCTAGGGCCTGCCCGATGGCATCCTTACCTGCAAAAGCCGGCAAAAGCGACGGGTGAATGTTAATAATCCGCCCGGCATACGGCTCTAGCAGCACCGGCGTAATCAGCCGCATGTATCCGGCCAGAACAACCAGGCCAATGTCCCGGCGCTGAAGCTCAGCTACAATTGCCGCTTCGTACAGCTCCCGGCTCCCGAAGTCCTTCGGCCTCAGCAGGAGGGCAGGAATTCCTGCATCCTCCGCACGCTGTGCCACGGGCGCTTCCGGCTTGTCCGAGACCAGCAGCTCAATGCTGCCTCCGCCAAGCTTCCCGGCCTGCTGCGCCTGAATCAATGCGGCGAAATTACTGCCCTGCCCGGAGGCAAACACAGCGATCCTGCCCCACTGCATCAGACTTCAGCTCCCGTAAAAGTAACGCTCCGTTCCCCTTGCGTTACTTTACCGATCAGATAGGCTTCTTCTCCGCTTGCTTTCAGCAGCTCCAGTGCCCGTTCCCCGTCCGCTTCAGCCACTACCAGCACCAGGCCAATGCCCATATTGAAGGTGGTGAACATATCACGGTTACTTACACTGCCCTTGCTCTGCATCAGATTAAAGACCGGCTGAATCGGCCAGGAGCCGTAGTTGATCTCGACATTTACATTCTCCGGCAGCACGCGCGGAATATTCTCAATGAACCCGCCTCCGGTGATGTGGGCCATGCCCTTAACCGGAAGCTGCTCCAGCAAGGCCAGCAGGGGCTTCACATAGATTTTGGTGGGTGCGAGGAGTACATCCACAAGCGG encodes:
- the purN gene encoding phosphoribosylglycinamide formyltransferase, whose product is MQWGRIAVFASGQGSNFAALIQAQQAGKLGGGSIELLVSDKPEAPVAQRAEDAGIPALLLRPKDFGSRELYEAAIVAELQRRDIGLVVLAGYMRLITPVLLEPYAGRIINIHPSLLPAFAGKDAIGQALDYGVKLTGVTVHFVDGGMDTGPVIAQRSVEVISGDTAESLAERIHKVEYGLYPEVVAAMAAGRVELNGRITTVSSL